The following are encoded in a window of Rhizobium sp. WYJ-E13 genomic DNA:
- a CDS encoding outer membrane protein: MKRTLSGIFAALLIASNAYSADLAPVEPVPEQPPEVAVTESTGWYLRGDIGYAFTDLRGAKFFQGSNALEADFDDADLDDAWMIGGGVGYQINNYLRTDLTFDYLTKSDFRGSTVGGGAAFGACVVACTSTDVSSMTAYTLLANAYVDLGTYAYFTPYLGAGIGGSYVKWKDLHNVACADDGSGCDDEVVHGGRGGWRFSYALMAGASIDVTCNVKADVGYRYLHINGGDMFGYNENGGPGRDRGINVHEARIGARYLFDGCAQPVAYEPPQIPLQQPVYK; encoded by the coding sequence ATGAAACGAACCTTGTCCGGTATCTTCGCCGCGCTGTTGATCGCGTCGAACGCCTATTCTGCCGATCTTGCTCCGGTCGAGCCCGTGCCGGAACAGCCGCCGGAAGTCGCCGTTACCGAGTCGACCGGCTGGTATCTGCGCGGTGATATCGGTTACGCCTTCACTGATCTGCGTGGCGCGAAATTCTTCCAGGGGAGCAATGCTCTGGAAGCCGATTTCGACGATGCTGATCTAGACGATGCCTGGATGATAGGCGGCGGTGTCGGTTATCAGATCAACAACTATCTGCGCACCGACTTGACCTTTGACTACCTCACGAAATCGGACTTCCGTGGTTCGACGGTTGGCGGCGGCGCTGCTTTCGGTGCCTGCGTTGTCGCGTGTACGTCGACGGACGTATCGTCGATGACGGCCTATACGCTGCTCGCAAACGCCTACGTCGATCTCGGCACCTACGCCTACTTCACGCCTTATCTCGGCGCCGGTATCGGTGGTTCCTACGTCAAGTGGAAGGATCTTCACAACGTTGCCTGCGCCGATGACGGCAGCGGGTGCGACGACGAGGTCGTCCATGGCGGCCGCGGCGGCTGGCGCTTCAGCTACGCTCTCATGGCCGGTGCTTCGATCGACGTAACCTGCAACGTCAAGGCCGATGTCGGCTACCGCTATCTGCATATCAATGGCGGCGACATGTTTGGCTACAACGAAAACGGCGGCCCGGGTCGCGACCGTGGTATCAACGTCCACGAAGCCCGCATCGGTGCCCGTTATCTCTTCGACGGCTGCGCCCAGCCGGTTGCCTACGAGCCGCCGCAAATTCCGCTGCAGCAGCCGGTCTACAAATAA
- the glmM gene encoding phosphoglucosamine mutase produces the protein MKRRYFGTDGIRGQANIFPMTPDLAMRVGIAAGTIFRNGAHRHRVVIGKDTRLSGYMLENALVAGFTAAGLDVFLLGPIPTPAVAMLTRSLRCDIGVMISASHNPFQDNGIKLFGPDGYKLSDDIEAQIEDLLDKDLSGQLAKAEEIGRAKRVDGDIYRYLEHVKRTLPRDVTLQGLRVAVDCANGAAYKVAPAVLWELGADVVTIGNDPNGTNINLNCGSTSPVALQKKVDEVRADIGIALDGDADRVIIVDENGSIVDGDQLMAVIAESWAESQQLRGNGIVATVMSNLGLERFLEDKGLGLARTKVGDRYVVEHMRQHNYNVGGEQSGHIVLSDYGTTGDGLVAALQILAAVKRTGKTVSEICRRFEPVPQLLRNVRIAGGKPLEDLQVVKAIADAEAELSKNGRLVIRPSGTEPLIRVMAEGDDRAQIERIVNDLIGTISSVRSAA, from the coding sequence ATGAAAAGACGCTATTTTGGGACGGACGGCATCCGAGGCCAAGCCAATATCTTCCCCATGACGCCGGACCTTGCGATGCGGGTCGGCATCGCGGCAGGAACAATTTTCCGTAACGGCGCTCACCGTCATCGTGTGGTGATCGGCAAGGACACGCGCCTGTCAGGATACATGCTGGAGAATGCCCTCGTGGCGGGCTTTACCGCGGCGGGACTGGACGTGTTCTTGCTCGGCCCTATTCCGACCCCTGCTGTTGCCATGCTGACGCGTTCGCTGCGATGCGATATCGGCGTAATGATTTCGGCCTCGCATAATCCGTTCCAGGACAATGGTATCAAGCTTTTCGGTCCTGACGGCTACAAGCTCTCCGATGACATCGAAGCACAGATCGAGGACCTGCTCGACAAGGATCTATCGGGACAGCTTGCCAAGGCTGAGGAAATCGGCCGAGCCAAGCGTGTCGACGGCGATATCTACCGCTATCTCGAACACGTCAAACGCACCTTGCCGCGCGACGTGACCTTGCAGGGCCTTCGCGTCGCGGTCGATTGCGCCAATGGTGCGGCCTACAAGGTGGCGCCTGCCGTTCTCTGGGAGCTCGGCGCCGATGTGGTGACGATCGGCAACGATCCGAACGGCACGAACATCAACCTGAATTGCGGCTCCACCAGCCCGGTCGCCCTGCAGAAGAAAGTCGACGAGGTGCGCGCCGATATCGGCATCGCGCTCGATGGCGATGCGGACCGCGTCATCATCGTCGATGAAAACGGCTCGATCGTCGACGGCGATCAGCTGATGGCCGTCATTGCCGAAAGCTGGGCCGAGAGCCAGCAGCTGCGCGGCAACGGTATCGTTGCGACCGTCATGTCCAATCTTGGCCTCGAACGTTTCCTTGAGGACAAGGGCCTCGGCCTTGCCCGCACGAAGGTCGGTGACCGTTACGTCGTCGAGCATATGCGCCAGCACAATTACAATGTCGGCGGCGAGCAGTCCGGCCATATCGTGCTTTCGGATTACGGCACGACCGGCGACGGTCTCGTTGCCGCCCTGCAGATTCTGGCGGCCGTCAAGCGTACCGGCAAGACGGTCAGCGAAATCTGCCGCCGCTTCGAGCCGGTGCCGCAGCTTCTGCGCAATGTCCGCATTGCCGGCGGCAAGCCGCTGGAGGACCTGCAGGTGGTCAAGGCGATTGCCGATGCGGAAGCCGAGCTTTCCAAGAATGGCCGTCTCGTCATTCGCCCGTCCGGCACCGAGCCGCTGATCCGCGTCATGGCGGAAGGCGACGACCGGGCGCAGATCGAGCGCATAGTCAACGATCTGATCGGCACGATTTCGAGCGTACGCAGCGCCGCCTGA
- the ftsH gene encoding ATP-dependent zinc metalloprotease FtsH yields the protein MNPNLRNFALWAIIALLLIALFSMFQTAPAQTGSREIPYSQFLREVDAGRVKDVVVTGNRLTGTYLENNNTFQTYSPVIDDNLLERLQGKNVAVTARPETDGSSGFLSYLGTLLPMLLILGVWLFFMRQMQGGSRGAMGFGKSKAKLLTEAHGRVTFDDVAGVDEAKQDLEEIVEFLRDPQKFQRLGGKIPRGVLLVGPPGTGKTLLARSVAGEANVPFFTISGSDFVEMFVGVGASRVRDMFEQAKKNAPCIIFIDEIDAVGRHRGAGLGGGNDEREQTLNQLLVEMDGFEANEGIILIAATNRPDVLDPALLRPGRFDRQVVVPNPDIVGRERILKVHARNVPLAPNVDLKVLARGTPGFSGADLMNLVNEAALMAARRNKRVVTMQEFEDAKDKIMMGAERRSSAMTEAEKKLTAYHEAGHAITALNVAVADPLHKATIIPRGRALGMVMQLPEGDRYSMSYKWMISRLCIMMGGRVAEELTFGKENITSGASSDIEQATKLARAMVTQWGFSDELGQVAYGENQQEVFLGHSVSQSKNVSEATAQKIDNEVRRLIDEAYTQARTILTEKHDEFVALAEGLLEYETLTGEEIKALIRGEKPARDLGDDSPPSRGSAVPKAGVRPASKGDEPEGGLEPQPH from the coding sequence ATGAACCCTAACTTACGTAATTTCGCATTGTGGGCGATCATAGCGTTGCTGCTGATTGCCCTCTTCAGTATGTTCCAGACGGCTCCGGCGCAGACGGGTTCCCGCGAAATCCCTTATTCGCAGTTCCTGCGTGAGGTTGATGCGGGCCGGGTGAAGGATGTCGTGGTCACCGGTAACAGGCTGACCGGGACATATCTGGAAAACAACAATACCTTCCAGACCTATTCGCCCGTCATTGACGACAATCTGCTCGAGCGCCTGCAGGGCAAGAATGTCGCCGTCACTGCGCGCCCGGAAACCGATGGTTCTTCCGGCTTCCTGAGCTATCTCGGGACGCTGCTGCCGATGCTCTTGATCCTCGGTGTCTGGCTGTTCTTCATGCGCCAGATGCAGGGTGGTTCGCGTGGCGCGATGGGTTTCGGCAAATCCAAGGCCAAGCTTCTGACCGAGGCGCATGGCCGTGTGACCTTTGACGACGTCGCCGGTGTGGATGAAGCCAAGCAGGACCTGGAAGAGATCGTCGAATTCCTGCGCGACCCGCAGAAGTTCCAGCGTCTCGGCGGTAAGATTCCGCGCGGCGTGCTGCTCGTCGGCCCTCCGGGTACCGGTAAGACGCTGCTCGCCCGCTCGGTCGCCGGCGAAGCCAATGTTCCGTTCTTCACCATTTCCGGTTCGGATTTCGTGGAAATGTTCGTCGGCGTCGGTGCAAGCCGCGTCCGCGACATGTTCGAGCAGGCGAAGAAGAATGCACCGTGCATCATCTTCATCGACGAAATCGACGCCGTCGGTCGCCATCGTGGCGCCGGTCTCGGCGGCGGTAACGATGAACGTGAGCAGACGCTGAACCAGTTGCTCGTCGAGATGGACGGCTTCGAGGCCAATGAAGGCATCATCCTGATCGCCGCGACCAACCGTCCCGACGTTCTCGATCCGGCACTCTTGCGTCCGGGCCGTTTCGACCGCCAGGTCGTCGTTCCGAACCCTGACATCGTCGGCCGCGAACGTATCCTGAAGGTTCATGCCCGCAACGTTCCGCTGGCGCCGAATGTCGATCTCAAGGTCTTGGCTCGCGGCACGCCCGGCTTCTCGGGCGCCGACCTGATGAACCTCGTCAACGAAGCTGCTCTGATGGCCGCCCGCCGCAACAAGCGCGTCGTGACCATGCAGGAATTCGAAGACGCCAAGGACAAGATCATGATGGGCGCCGAGCGCCGCTCTTCGGCCATGACCGAAGCGGAAAAGAAGCTCACCGCTTATCACGAGGCCGGTCACGCCATCACTGCGCTCAACGTAGCCGTCGCCGATCCGTTGCACAAGGCAACGATCATTCCGCGCGGCCGTGCGCTCGGCATGGTCATGCAGCTTCCTGAGGGCGACCGCTACTCGATGAGCTACAAATGGATGATCTCGCGCCTTTGCATCATGATGGGTGGCCGTGTCGCCGAAGAGCTGACCTTCGGCAAGGAGAACATCACTTCGGGTGCCTCCTCCGACATTGAGCAGGCGACCAAGCTTGCCCGTGCGATGGTCACCCAGTGGGGCTTCTCCGATGAGCTCGGCCAGGTTGCTTATGGCGAGAACCAGCAGGAGGTCTTCCTCGGTCATTCCGTCTCGCAATCGAAGAATGTCTCCGAAGCGACCGCGCAGAAGATCGACAATGAAGTGCGTCGCCTGATCGACGAGGCTTATACCCAAGCCCGCACGATCCTGACGGAAAAGCATGACGAGTTCGTCGCGCTCGCCGAAGGCCTGCTCGAATACGAGACGCTGACCGGCGAAGAGATCAAAGCGCTGATCCGTGGCGAAAAGCCTGCACGCGATCTTGGCGATGATTCGCCTCCGAGCCGCGGCTCGGCCGTGCCGAAGGCCGGTGTGCGCCCAGCTTCCAAGGGTGATGAACCCGAGGGTGGGCTGGAACCTCAGCCTCACTGA
- the tilS gene encoding tRNA lysidine(34) synthetase TilS — protein MFPEEPISPEAAVDRFLTSLKTPARILVAISGGSDSTGLLLLLSEALKAAPNLSISLCAATIDHALRPESADEARQVAALCASLGIPHRTMVWQNAKPKTGIMAAAREARYGLLAEAAEAFEANLIVTGHTADDQRETLRMRGMRTEQVSTGIADAVLFDRRFWILRPLLFSTRTDIRAFLSARGVSWIDDPSNEDMKYERVRTRRQLSAEADAEREMREAGQERLALASEGAEWLDRYLRLHGGLLGQVMPDGLKQDRAVLDYALGRLAAVFGGQPFVPGRVQMEWLLAFAVGGKPGRMTVGRVVFDLRRDGLYLARESRGILPLVLRPGEAGVWDGRFAVRNGSVASIAIEAAATHSPSFLRLSQDSSVSKSLGTEDSLSLHMESFTARTRGGWIPVTSTGMREHHFGHLPKAAWKRAIASAPALSAEGAYLASESVRSVDLAPYFAPFDRFLTRFDFTFADRLSAVFSRVPYAEPPLRSIDGKTI, from the coding sequence TTGTTTCCGGAGGAGCCCATCTCCCCTGAGGCGGCAGTCGACCGTTTCCTCACCTCGCTGAAGACGCCTGCGCGCATTCTGGTCGCGATTTCAGGCGGAAGCGATTCCACCGGCCTGCTTCTCCTGCTTTCTGAAGCGCTGAAGGCCGCTCCCAATCTTTCCATTTCTCTTTGCGCCGCGACCATCGACCACGCGCTGCGCCCCGAATCCGCAGACGAGGCGCGTCAGGTCGCAGCCCTCTGCGCATCGCTCGGCATTCCGCACCGGACGATGGTCTGGCAGAACGCGAAGCCGAAAACCGGCATCATGGCCGCCGCGCGTGAGGCGCGTTACGGTCTTCTCGCCGAGGCGGCGGAAGCGTTTGAAGCCAACCTCATCGTCACCGGGCATACGGCCGACGATCAGCGCGAGACGCTACGGATGCGGGGGATGCGGACGGAGCAGGTTTCGACGGGCATTGCCGATGCGGTGCTCTTCGACCGGCGCTTTTGGATCCTGCGGCCGCTGCTTTTCTCCACCCGTACCGATATTCGCGCTTTCCTGAGCGCACGAGGCGTGTCGTGGATCGACGATCCCAGCAACGAGGATATGAAATATGAACGCGTGCGGACGCGCAGGCAGCTATCGGCCGAAGCCGATGCAGAGAGAGAGATGCGCGAGGCCGGGCAGGAGCGGCTGGCTCTTGCGTCCGAGGGAGCCGAATGGCTGGATCGATATCTCAGGCTTCATGGCGGCCTGCTCGGGCAAGTGATGCCTGACGGCCTGAAGCAGGATCGCGCCGTCCTCGATTATGCGCTCGGCCGCCTGGCTGCCGTTTTCGGCGGGCAGCCGTTTGTGCCGGGGAGGGTGCAGATGGAGTGGCTTCTTGCGTTCGCTGTTGGTGGCAAGCCGGGGCGAATGACTGTCGGCAGGGTGGTATTCGATCTGCGGCGTGATGGGCTATATCTGGCGCGGGAGAGCCGGGGAATATTGCCGTTGGTGCTTCGGCCGGGAGAGGCCGGGGTTTGGGATGGACGGTTCGCGGTACGCAATGGGTCGGTGGCCTCGATCGCAATCGAAGCCGCGGCCACACACTCCCCCTCATTCCTGCGCTTGTCACAGGATTCCAGCGTGTCCAAGTCCTTGGGCACGGAAGACTCTCTTTCGCTGCATATGGAGTCATTCACCGCGCGGACGCGCGGTGGCTGGATTCCTGTGACAAGCACAGGAATGAGGGAGCATCATTTTGGGCACCTTCCCAAAGCAGCATGGAAGCGCGCAATCGCCTCGGCGCCCGCCTTGTCCGCAGAAGGAGCTTATTTAGCTTCAGAATCCGTCCGATCCGTCGATTTGGCGCCCTATTTTGCCCCTTTCGACCGGTTTTTGACACGATTTGATTTCACCTTTGCCGACAGGCTTTCGGCAGTTTTCTCAAGGGTGCCCTATGCGGAGCCGCCTTTAAGAAGTATTGACGGAAAAACGATCTGA
- the ybgF gene encoding tol-pal system protein YbgF — protein sequence MKKLVVAGMLCLAAVTGSERAAYSASFFGLHIGGQSAQQSQPAAPVVEVQSSGAEIRIQQMEDQMRQLNGRIEEMSYQLLQMQETIRKQQEDNEFRFQQLEKTGGASGGGGAKAPVKKSEADVAPPASGGGDDIAKVIQAPQGAETAPSTDVPVNEGLGQPPRELGSMDFDQNGNQIGGSVNQGATVGSAPLPDTAPKGNSLPGVTAPQQTASLGSESDQYKAAYGHVLSGDYNIAEQEFTQYIGRYPNSARTPDANFWLGEALYSQGKFNEAAKTFLNAHQKYGTSEKAPEMLLKLGMSLAALDNTETACATLREVSKRYPKASRAVINKVASEQKRLAC from the coding sequence ATGAAGAAACTAGTCGTGGCAGGCATGCTGTGCCTTGCGGCCGTGACCGGGAGCGAGCGAGCGGCGTATTCCGCTTCGTTCTTCGGCTTGCATATCGGCGGCCAATCCGCGCAACAGAGCCAGCCGGCAGCGCCCGTCGTCGAGGTGCAGAGCAGCGGCGCGGAAATCCGTATCCAGCAGATGGAAGATCAGATGCGGCAGTTGAACGGTCGTATCGAGGAAATGAGCTATCAGCTCCTCCAGATGCAGGAGACGATCCGCAAGCAGCAGGAAGACAACGAATTCCGCTTCCAGCAACTCGAAAAGACGGGCGGAGCAAGCGGTGGTGGCGGTGCCAAGGCGCCGGTGAAAAAGAGCGAGGCAGATGTCGCTCCGCCGGCATCAGGCGGTGGCGACGATATCGCCAAGGTCATCCAAGCCCCGCAGGGAGCCGAAACGGCTCCCTCCACCGATGTGCCGGTCAATGAGGGCCTCGGCCAGCCGCCGCGCGAGCTGGGCTCCATGGATTTCGACCAGAACGGCAACCAGATCGGCGGTTCGGTGAATCAAGGTGCAACGGTCGGTTCCGCGCCGCTTCCGGATACTGCGCCGAAGGGCAATAGTCTTCCAGGCGTAACCGCACCGCAGCAGACAGCTTCGCTCGGCAGCGAATCCGATCAATACAAGGCCGCCTATGGTCACGTGCTTTCCGGCGATTACAACATTGCCGAACAGGAATTCACGCAGTATATCGGCCGCTATCCGAACAGCGCACGGACTCCGGACGCGAATTTCTGGTTGGGTGAAGCACTTTATTCCCAGGGCAAGTTCAATGAGGCGGCGAAGACCTTCCTGAACGCTCATCAGAAATATGGTACCTCCGAAAAGGCGCCGGAGATGCTGCTGAAGCTGGGCATGTCGCTTGCCGCGCTCGACAATACCGAGACTGCCTGTGCGACGCTGCGCGAAGTTTCCAAGCGCTATCCGAAGGCTTCCCGCGCCGTCATAAACAAGGTTGCGAGCGAACAGAAGCGTCTCGCCTGCTGA
- the pal gene encoding peptidoglycan-associated lipoprotein Pal: MSRIHTPAMSRMQNFARNPVMIALVAGLALASCANKKNVPNSAGDLGLGAGAATPGSAQDFTVNVGDRIFFDTDSTSIRADAAQTLDRQAQWLARYPNYAITVEGHADERGTREYNLALGARRAAAAKDYLASRGVPAQRMKTISYGKERPVAVCDDISCWSQNRRAVTVLGGAGM, translated from the coding sequence ATGAGCCGAATTCACACCCCGGCAATGAGCCGCATGCAGAATTTCGCCCGTAACCCCGTCATGATCGCGCTTGTCGCCGGTCTCGCTCTTGCGAGCTGCGCCAACAAGAAGAACGTGCCGAACAGCGCCGGTGATCTCGGCCTCGGTGCCGGTGCGGCAACGCCGGGCTCTGCCCAGGACTTCACGGTCAATGTCGGCGACCGCATCTTCTTCGACACCGACTCCACGTCGATCCGCGCCGATGCCGCCCAGACGCTCGACCGTCAGGCACAGTGGCTCGCCCGCTACCCGAACTATGCAATCACCGTCGAAGGCCATGCCGACGAGCGCGGCACGCGCGAATACAACCTTGCTCTCGGCGCTCGCCGCGCGGCAGCGGCCAAGGATTATCTCGCTTCGCGCGGCGTGCCGGCCCAGCGCATGAAGACGATCTCCTACGGCAAGGAACGTCCGGTCGCCGTCTGCGACGATATTTCCTGCTGGTCACAGAACCGCCGCGCAGTCACCGTTCTCGGCGGCGCAGGCATGTAA
- the tolB gene encoding Tol-Pal system beta propeller repeat protein TolB, with translation MTKCSFFRAIMVAAGLMTAAVFATPANALVTIDIRKGNVQPLPIAVTDFLQGNMGAQVSQVIAADLQRSGLFAPINKTAFIEKISNPDASPRFEDWKVINAQALVTGRVTQEADGRLRAEFRLWDPFAGQQMTGQQFYTQPENWRRVAHIIADAIYKQITGEEGYFDTRVVFVSESGTKQQRKRQLAIMDQDGFNVRMLTDGSDLVLTPRFSPNRQEVTYMSFANQQPRVYLLQLETGQREVVGNFPGMTFSPRFSPDGQKVIMSLQQEGNSNIYTMDLRSRTTTRLTSTAAIDTSPSYSPDGNRIAFESDRGGQSQIYVMNADGSGQTRISFGDGRYSTPVWSPRGDLIAFTKQSGGKFSIGVMKPDGSGERILTTGFHNEGPTWAPNGRVIMFFRQAAGAGGPQLYSIDLTGYNEQAIKTPAYGSDPAWSPLLE, from the coding sequence ATGACAAAGTGTTCCTTCTTCCGCGCCATCATGGTCGCCGCTGGCCTGATGACTGCGGCCGTCTTCGCGACGCCGGCGAATGCGCTGGTGACCATCGACATCCGAAAAGGTAATGTCCAGCCGTTGCCGATCGCGGTGACGGACTTCCTGCAGGGCAATATGGGCGCGCAGGTCTCACAAGTGATCGCAGCCGACCTGCAGCGATCCGGCCTGTTTGCGCCGATCAACAAGACGGCCTTTATTGAGAAGATCTCCAATCCCGATGCTTCGCCACGCTTCGAGGATTGGAAGGTCATCAATGCCCAGGCACTCGTGACCGGTCGTGTGACGCAGGAAGCGGATGGCCGCCTTCGTGCTGAATTCCGCCTCTGGGATCCGTTCGCCGGTCAGCAGATGACCGGCCAGCAGTTCTACACGCAGCCCGAGAACTGGCGCCGTGTCGCCCATATTATCGCTGATGCGATCTATAAGCAGATCACCGGCGAAGAGGGCTATTTCGATACCCGTGTCGTCTTCGTTTCCGAATCCGGCACCAAGCAGCAGCGCAAGCGCCAGCTGGCGATCATGGATCAGGATGGCTTCAACGTGCGCATGCTGACGGATGGCAGTGACCTCGTGCTGACGCCGCGCTTCTCGCCGAACCGGCAGGAAGTGACCTACATGTCCTTCGCCAACCAGCAGCCGCGCGTTTATCTGCTGCAGCTCGAAACCGGACAGCGTGAAGTGGTCGGCAACTTCCCGGGCATGACCTTTTCGCCGCGCTTCTCTCCCGATGGCCAGAAGGTCATCATGAGCCTGCAGCAGGAAGGCAATTCCAACATCTATACGATGGACCTGCGTTCGCGCACGACGACCCGTCTGACCTCGACGGCGGCCATCGACACGTCGCCCTCCTATTCGCCTGACGGCAACCGTATCGCCTTCGAAAGTGACCGCGGCGGACAGTCGCAGATCTATGTCATGAATGCCGATGGTTCGGGCCAGACCCGCATTTCCTTCGGTGATGGCCGATACTCCACGCCGGTCTGGTCGCCGCGCGGCGATCTGATCGCCTTCACCAAGCAGTCGGGCGGCAAGTTCTCGATCGGCGTCATGAAGCCGGATGGCTCGGGCGAGCGTATTCTGACCACTGGTTTCCATAATGAAGGCCCGACCTGGGCGCCGAATGGCCGCGTCATCATGTTCTTCCGCCAGGCAGCAGGCGCGGGTGGTCCGCAGCTCTATTCGATCGATCTCACGGGCTATAATGAACAGGCCATCAAGACGCCGGCCTATGGTTCGGACCCGGCCTGGTCGCCGCTTCTGGAGTAG
- a CDS encoding cell envelope integrity protein TolA: protein MLTDLSHGNKSLAAVLVLGTILGCASAAPAQSAGAATADASAAAIQQAVATYFNIPAGLLDDDQVLITVHLKLSRTGAIKESPLVTASGGDEAARQSLSAAALRTVQRASPFIMLPKDKYESWKEVVLRFEPSDPTP from the coding sequence ATGCTGACGGACCTGTCCCATGGCAACAAATCCCTTGCAGCCGTCCTAGTGCTTGGCACGATTCTGGGCTGCGCCTCTGCGGCACCGGCACAGTCAGCCGGGGCAGCAACAGCCGACGCGTCGGCTGCGGCGATCCAGCAGGCGGTAGCGACGTATTTCAATATCCCTGCGGGCTTGCTGGACGATGACCAGGTTCTGATCACCGTTCACCTGAAGCTTAGCAGGACTGGCGCGATCAAAGAGTCGCCCCTCGTGACGGCTTCAGGCGGCGATGAGGCCGCACGACAAAGTTTGTCGGCTGCGGCTCTCCGTACAGTGCAACGCGCATCGCCGTTCATCATGCTTCCGAAAGACAAATACGAGTCCTGGAAAGAAGTCGTCCTGCGCTTCGAACCCAGCGATCCGACTCCATAG
- a CDS encoding cell envelope integrity protein TolA — protein sequence MKTSVVTSAVLHGLVLTWALVSLSAPETFKVEDFEAMPVDLVPVESITQLQQGDKKAPKKETSAPVPTTRPPIPQPAENAGDNNADLKTPPVPNAKPSNSEAAAANSSEKPLPQVDPKPNDVKEVNKEETEVEQPKEVASIPQTKPAEITPPPKPEEKPPEEQAKPEEPPKPDAEALPDKVPTPVVKPQVKPPEQKPAEKPPEKTPDQPKAAEKPTDKKKDDQKREVAKSASSMKSDFNADEISALLNKTDPSAGGAKRSTQEASLGAKKSTGGSKLSQSEENALQGLIEGNWLITPGMEGLSGMVIRVHMKLDKDGNIIGQPEVESSGGSSSDSTRRALESGAYRAVMKSAPFSMLPKDKYDAWNEVELNFDPSSMGI from the coding sequence ATGAAGACCAGCGTCGTCACATCTGCGGTTCTGCACGGGCTGGTGCTTACCTGGGCGCTGGTGTCGCTGAGCGCTCCTGAGACCTTCAAGGTGGAGGATTTCGAGGCGATGCCGGTCGACCTCGTGCCGGTAGAGTCCATCACGCAGCTGCAGCAGGGTGACAAGAAGGCTCCGAAGAAGGAGACCTCTGCACCCGTGCCGACAACCCGGCCGCCGATCCCGCAGCCGGCGGAAAACGCCGGTGACAACAATGCCGATCTGAAGACGCCGCCGGTTCCGAACGCCAAGCCGAGCAACAGCGAGGCGGCCGCCGCCAATTCCAGCGAAAAGCCCTTGCCGCAGGTTGATCCCAAGCCGAACGACGTCAAGGAAGTCAACAAGGAAGAGACCGAAGTCGAGCAGCCGAAGGAAGTTGCTTCCATTCCCCAGACCAAGCCGGCAGAGATAACGCCGCCGCCGAAGCCTGAGGAAAAGCCACCGGAAGAACAGGCAAAGCCTGAGGAGCCGCCGAAGCCGGATGCGGAAGCATTGCCTGACAAGGTGCCGACCCCGGTGGTCAAGCCCCAGGTAAAACCACCAGAGCAGAAGCCCGCCGAGAAGCCGCCGGAGAAGACCCCGGATCAGCCGAAGGCTGCTGAAAAGCCGACTGACAAGAAGAAGGATGATCAGAAGCGCGAAGTGGCGAAATCCGCTTCGTCGATGAAGAGCGACTTCAACGCCGATGAGATTTCTGCGCTGCTGAATAAGACTGATCCGTCTGCCGGTGGTGCGAAGCGCTCGACTCAGGAGGCATCGTTGGGTGCGAAGAAGAGCACGGGCGGCTCGAAACTCAGCCAAAGCGAAGAGAATGCGCTGCAAGGTTTGATCGAGGGTAATTGGCTGATCACCCCCGGAATGGAAGGGCTTTCCGGCATGGTCATCAGGGTACATATGAAGCTCGATAAGGATGGTAACATTATCGGCCAGCCTGAAGTTGAGTCCTCAGGTGGTAGCAGCAGCGATTCCACGCGACGTGCGCTGGAAAGCGGCGCCTACAGAGCCGTCATGAAATCCGCGCCCTTCTCGATGCTTCCGAAGGACAAGTATGACGCTTGGAATGAGGTCGAATTGAACTTCGATCCGAGCAGCATGGGAATCTAG
- the tolR gene encoding protein TolR, with translation MGMAVGGNGGGGGGRRRRGGRNKGVISEINVTPLVDVMLVLLIIFMVAAPMMTVGVPIDLPETQAKALNSETQPITISVKNSGEVYLQETPIPAEEIAAKLEAIATTGYNERIFVRGDATAPYGVIADVMARIQGAGFKNIGLVTQQKKDQ, from the coding sequence ATGGGTATGGCTGTAGGCGGCAATGGCGGAGGGGGCGGCGGACGCCGCCGCCGCGGTGGCCGCAACAAGGGAGTGATCTCCGAAATCAACGTGACGCCGCTCGTCGACGTCATGCTCGTGCTGCTCATCATCTTCATGGTGGCGGCCCCGATGATGACCGTCGGCGTTCCGATCGACCTGCCGGAAACGCAGGCCAAGGCGCTGAATTCCGAGACGCAGCCGATCACGATTTCGGTCAAGAACAGCGGCGAAGTCTATCTGCAGGAAACGCCGATCCCGGCTGAAGAAATTGCTGCCAAGCTCGAGGCGATCGCCACCACCGGTTACAACGAGCGCATCTTCGTGCGCGGCGATGCGACTGCGCCTTACGGCGTGATTGCTGACGTCATGGCCCGTATCCAGGGCGCGGGCTTCAAGAATATCGGCCTCGTGACGCAGCAGAAGAAGGACCAGTAA